Below is a genomic region from Fusobacterium sp. FSA-380-WT-3A.
TATCAGTTTTTACGATTAAAAATTCAACATTATTTTCATTAGAAAAATTTTTTATCTTTTCTTCAGTCATTCCAAAAAAGCTTGTTGAATAAATGTCAGCTAAAAAAGCAGATGAACAAATAACTACAACCATTCTCTTGTCATTTATTGGATATCCAGTATTTTTATTCATTATATGATGATATTTTTCTCCTGATATTTCTACATATGTTTGATAATCTCCAGAAACTCCTATGGATTTATCTTTAATCTCTAGTACTCCTAACCTTTCATTTTGATTTTTAGGATTTTGTAATCCTATTTTCCAAGAACTTCCATCCATTTTTCCATTTATAGTTGCAATACTAGAAATCGAAGAAATAAAACCATTTCTTATACCATTTTCTCTTAAAATTTCTTTTGCTCTATCTAAAGCATATCCTTTTAAAAACGAACCTGTATCAATTTTTATATTCTTTTCTTTAGTTAAAATTCCATCTTTTATTTTTACTTTAGAAAAATCTATATTTTTTTTAACTTCTTCTATTTCTTTTTGACTTGGAACTGATTTTCTTGCTTCTTCACCAAATCCCCATAACTTCAATAAAGGTTCTATTGTTATATCATATATACCATCTGTTACTTCATACATCTTCTGTATTTCATTAAAGATATATTTTCCTTCTTCATCTAACTCTATTTTTTCAATTTCAGAATTATTAAGTTTATATATTAATGAATTTTTATTCTTACTATTATATTTATTATCTATTCTTGCTATTTCATTAAAAGCTTTTTCCATAATTGAATTAGCTTTTTCTTTATTATCAGAGTAGATTATCATTTGAATATAAGTACCAAATAAAAATCTTTCTTGAGTAAATTTTTCTGGTGTTTTTTTACATCCAATTATTGAAATAATAAAAAATATTAAGAATAAATTTTTTAAGAATTTATTAGTCTTCAACTTTTTCATCTTTTTCATATGCATAAGTTATTTTTCCTTCAACTAATTCTTTAAAAACTTTTTTCATTAAAGGATCTTTTTTATTTGTTTTTACTAAAAGAGGTTTTCCTTTTATAATTTCTCTCATTCTTTTTCCTGTTGTTAATGTTAAAATATATTTGTTTGGAATTTTTTCTAATAATAAATCATATGTTATTTCTTGTTTCATTATTTTTCCTCCTCTTTACTTCTTATTATATTAATTAATTCTTCACAAGATTTTTCAACTGTATAATTAATTATTGTTGTATCATACTCTTTTTCATATTCTAGTTCTTTTAATGAATTTTTTAATCTTAATTGAATAGTTTCTTCACTGTCAGTTTTTCTACCTCTTAATCTTTGTTCTAATTCTTCTTTTGTTGGAGTTTTAAAAAATATCATATTAGCATTTGGATATTTTGCTTTTACTTGTAATCCACCCTGTACATCTATTTCTAATATTACATTTTCTCCACTTGCTAATCTATTTTCTACTTCAGATTTTAAAGTACCATAATAATTTTCATGTACTTTTGCATATTCTAAAAATTCATCATTTTTTAATCTTTTTTCAAACTCTTCTATAGTAAGAAAATAATAATCTTTTCCATCTACTTCTCCAACTCTTGGTTTCCTAGTAGTAGCAGATGTAG
It encodes:
- a CDS encoding FAD:protein FMN transferase, giving the protein MKKLKTNKFLKNLFLIFFIISIIGCKKTPEKFTQERFLFGTYIQMIIYSDNKEKANSIMEKAFNEIARIDNKYNSKNKNSLIYKLNNSEIEKIELDEEGKYIFNEIQKMYEVTDGIYDITIEPLLKLWGFGEEARKSVPSQKEIEEVKKNIDFSKVKIKDGILTKEKNIKIDTGSFLKGYALDRAKEILRENGIRNGFISSISSIATINGKMDGSSWKIGLQNPKNQNERLGVLEIKDKSIGVSGDYQTYVEISGEKYHHIMNKNTGYPINDKRMVVVICSSAFLADIYSTSFFGMTEEKIKNFSNENNVEFLIVKTDNSITKSKNFKI
- a CDS encoding DNA-directed RNA polymerase subunit omega; amino-acid sequence: MKQEITYDLLLEKIPNKYILTLTTGKRMREIIKGKPLLVKTNKKDPLMKKVFKELVEGKITYAYEKDEKVED
- the gmk gene encoding guanylate kinase; its protein translation is MSKGNLFVVSGPSGAGKSTICRLVRKMLNINLATSATTRKPRVGEVDGKDYYFLTIEEFEKRLKNDEFLEYAKVHENYYGTLKSEVENRLASGENVILEIDVQGGLQVKAKYPNANMIFFKTPTKEELEQRLRGRKTDSEETIQLRLKNSLKELEYEKEYDTTIINYTVEKSCEELINIIRSKEEEK